One window from the genome of Salisaeta longa DSM 21114 encodes:
- a CDS encoding S10 family peptidase, translated as MVRRVLLSVVGLFCLTGLVAAQAPDTLNGPPLYPDELSVTEHQVTVDGETIRYTATAGYLPLRQEDGTVQAYVFFTAYTRNDATAAQRPITYAFNGGPGSSSVWLHMGALGPKRVEAVTGKTNATPPPHGVQDNPHSWLKFTDLVFIDPVTTGYSRAAKGTDASAAFHGVEADIASVARFIRLYTTRYERWISPKFLVGESYGTTRAAGLAETLQEDHGMYLNGITLVSSVLNFQAYDFNVGNDLPYATYLPTYAATAHYHNELPAAQQQKSLDQLLADAERFAMNDYTLALRKGDRLADAKRQQIVDSLHAYTGLSRTFIENSNLRIHVFEFFKELLRAEDLTVGRFDSRFTGRDRRSTGATPDYDPSYAVIRGAYTSAFNHYVRTELGFTTDLPYEILTGRVWPWSYDTSENEYLNVAERLRSAIHKNPALHVHVASGYYDLATPYFASDYVLNHLQLAETYQDNISRSYYRAGHMMYLYQPALETLLENAEAFYQQALPE; from the coding sequence ATGGTGCGTCGTGTACTGCTTAGCGTTGTTGGACTGTTCTGCCTCACGGGGCTCGTTGCCGCCCAGGCCCCCGACACCCTCAACGGGCCGCCGCTGTACCCCGACGAGCTGTCGGTGACCGAGCATCAGGTGACGGTGGATGGCGAAACGATTCGTTACACCGCGACCGCCGGGTATCTTCCGCTACGCCAAGAAGATGGCACGGTGCAGGCCTACGTGTTCTTTACCGCTTACACGCGCAACGACGCGACGGCCGCGCAGCGACCCATCACCTACGCCTTTAACGGCGGCCCGGGGTCGTCCTCGGTGTGGCTGCACATGGGCGCGCTGGGGCCGAAGCGGGTAGAGGCCGTGACGGGCAAAACGAACGCCACGCCCCCGCCCCACGGTGTGCAGGACAATCCGCACAGCTGGCTCAAGTTTACCGATCTGGTGTTCATCGATCCGGTCACCACCGGGTACAGCCGGGCGGCGAAGGGAACGGATGCCTCCGCGGCGTTTCATGGCGTAGAGGCCGATATTGCCTCGGTGGCGCGCTTCATTCGGCTGTACACCACGCGCTACGAGCGGTGGATCTCGCCGAAGTTTCTGGTGGGCGAAAGCTACGGCACCACGCGGGCCGCGGGCCTGGCCGAGACGCTTCAAGAGGATCATGGCATGTACCTGAACGGCATCACGCTGGTCTCCTCGGTGCTCAACTTTCAGGCCTACGACTTTAATGTGGGCAACGACCTGCCGTACGCCACCTACCTGCCCACCTACGCTGCCACGGCGCACTATCACAACGAGCTTCCGGCCGCGCAGCAGCAGAAGTCGCTGGATCAGCTTCTTGCCGACGCCGAGCGGTTTGCCATGAACGATTATACGCTGGCGCTGCGCAAAGGCGACCGACTGGCGGATGCGAAGCGGCAACAGATCGTCGATTCGCTACACGCCTACACCGGCTTGAGCCGGACGTTTATCGAGAACAGCAACCTGCGTATTCACGTCTTCGAGTTCTTTAAGGAGCTGCTGCGCGCGGAAGACCTGACGGTGGGGCGCTTTGACAGCCGGTTTACCGGCCGCGACCGCCGCAGCACCGGCGCAACGCCCGATTACGATCCGAGCTACGCCGTCATCCGCGGGGCGTACACCTCGGCGTTTAATCACTACGTACGCACCGAGCTGGGCTTCACCACCGACTTGCCGTACGAGATTCTGACGGGCCGCGTGTGGCCGTGGAGCTACGACACATCAGAAAATGAGTACCTGAACGTCGCCGAACGCCTCCGCTCCGCGATCCACAAAAATCCGGCCTTGCACGTGCATGTGGCCAGCGGGTACTACGACCTCGCCACGCCCTACTTTGCAAGCGATTACGTGCTAAACCACCTGCAACTTGCGGAGACGTACCAGGACAACATCAGCCGGAGTTACTACCGGGCGGGCCACATGATGTACCTGTACCAGCCGGCACTGGAGACGCTGCTTGAGAACGCAGAGGCGTTTTACCAGCAAGCCCTCCCGGAGTAA
- a CDS encoding GDP-L-fucose synthase family protein: MHLADPEAKIYVAGHRGMVGSAVVRRLKAAGYTNLVMRTSSELDLRDGRATQAFFETEQPDFVVMAAAKVGGILANDQYPADFLYDNVAIEQSVLHAAHATGVQRTIFLGSTCIYPKHAPQPMPEDSLLTGPLEPTNQWYAIAKITGHKLCEAFHRQHGDDMLTLMPTNLYGINDNFDLETSHVLPALLRKFHEAHQQGDAPVTLWGSGTPKREFLYADDLADAVRFVLEQPASEIRDVAPDGMLNVGVGEDLSINELATLIQDVVGHEGAITHDRSKPDGTPRKLVDVSRMNALGWTAQTGLREGIQQTYDWYRAHEGELVG, encoded by the coding sequence ATGCATCTCGCCGATCCCGAAGCAAAAATCTATGTGGCCGGCCATCGTGGCATGGTGGGCAGCGCCGTAGTCCGTCGCCTCAAGGCCGCCGGGTACACCAACCTCGTCATGCGCACGAGCAGCGAACTCGACCTGCGCGACGGGCGCGCCACGCAGGCCTTCTTTGAAACCGAGCAACCGGACTTCGTGGTGATGGCGGCGGCGAAGGTGGGTGGCATCTTGGCCAACGATCAGTATCCGGCCGACTTTCTGTACGACAACGTGGCCATCGAGCAGAGCGTGCTACACGCCGCGCACGCCACCGGGGTGCAGCGCACAATCTTTTTGGGCAGCACCTGCATCTACCCGAAGCACGCGCCCCAGCCGATGCCCGAAGATTCGCTTCTCACGGGGCCGCTGGAGCCGACCAATCAGTGGTACGCCATTGCCAAAATTACCGGCCACAAGCTGTGCGAGGCGTTTCATCGTCAGCACGGCGACGACATGCTTACGCTGATGCCCACCAACCTGTACGGCATCAATGACAACTTCGACCTGGAAACGAGCCACGTGCTCCCGGCGCTGCTCCGGAAGTTTCACGAGGCGCACCAGCAGGGCGATGCGCCGGTTACGCTGTGGGGCAGCGGCACGCCCAAGCGCGAGTTTTTGTATGCCGACGACCTGGCCGATGCCGTCCGCTTTGTGCTGGAGCAGCCGGCGTCAGAGATTCGCGATGTGGCGCCCGACGGCATGCTCAACGTGGGCGTGGGCGAAGACCTCTCGATCAACGAACTCGCCACGCTGATTCAAGACGTGGTGGGCCACGAGGGCGCCATCACGCACGACCGCTCGAAGCCCGACGGCACGCCGCGGAAGCTGGTGGACGTGTCGCGCATGAACGCGCTGGGCTGGACGGCCCAGACGGGGCTGCGGGAAGGCATTCAACAAACGTACGACTGGTACCGTGCCCACGAAGGCGAACTGGTGGGGTAG
- a CDS encoding BamA/TamA family outer membrane protein, which produces MMRQTNWWVVVGRRWLYVPGVFVLLLLGALPRSSRAQSAETKWRVVGDTRAVAWPATVARPTHDALTPAAKRLLHHLRTAGYYFATVDSVRVSGATGRFYVRRGPRVALGTVQLQTDGVIPADTLRHWLRLPTMQYFRPSVFAKRVPIVLDRYAARGYPRAELRITGLRLDTTAHGPRLRLTLRVQRGPRLRLERVALPDDARTNPSFVRNVAGLQRGAPLRRIDRSALQTALQNTGLFASVGMPEVRIDSTGGATLFVPLTEAPPGTFDVVVGYLPPAQGQGGQLVGTGQLALINPFGGGRTLSAALNRPAGRSSTVRLQAEAPYVLGWPLRLGAGFAGEQRDSTFLTQTFDGALGWSPTSSLTVSGTLRYTRTRPGPAGARLRDGRSVVPQARQVLYGLLLRYGRPSATVRPALAGWFSGGIRQGIRREQFRRVLNGDTTTTRRRLRQLQADAAGRLSVPTFGQQALVVGGNAQLVLSDAYTTDMLYRWGGTQTLRGYDSDRFLGHIVARALAEYRYYAGPRSFAYAFLDLGFVRRPELRGRPATAGWHPGYGIGIRTQTGIGRVDVSYALNPTDSSPANGRIHLGLSVTL; this is translated from the coding sequence ATGATGCGTCAGACCAATTGGTGGGTAGTGGTTGGAAGACGATGGCTCTACGTGCCGGGGGTCTTCGTGTTGCTCCTGCTCGGTGCCCTTCCCAGGTCTTCACGGGCCCAATCGGCGGAAACAAAGTGGCGCGTAGTTGGCGATACGCGGGCGGTTGCGTGGCCTGCTACGGTTGCGCGCCCAACGCACGATGCGCTTACGCCCGCTGCAAAGCGCTTGCTGCATCACCTGCGCACGGCCGGCTACTACTTTGCTACGGTCGACTCGGTGCGCGTTAGCGGTGCCACCGGGCGCTTTTACGTTCGGCGCGGCCCGCGCGTGGCCCTGGGCACCGTGCAGCTGCAAACCGACGGCGTCATTCCGGCGGACACGCTGCGGCACTGGCTTCGACTGCCGACGATGCAGTATTTTCGTCCGTCGGTGTTTGCGAAGCGCGTGCCCATCGTGCTCGATCGCTACGCGGCCCGCGGCTATCCGCGCGCTGAACTTCGCATCACCGGCCTACGCCTCGATACAACCGCCCACGGCCCGCGGCTGCGGCTTACCCTTCGCGTGCAGCGCGGCCCCCGGCTGCGGCTTGAGCGCGTGGCCCTCCCGGACGACGCCCGCACCAATCCCTCGTTTGTACGGAATGTGGCCGGCCTGCAGCGCGGCGCGCCGCTCCGCCGCATCGACCGGTCGGCCCTCCAAACGGCGCTGCAAAACACCGGACTGTTTGCCTCGGTGGGGATGCCCGAGGTGCGCATCGACAGCACCGGCGGTGCTACGCTGTTCGTCCCGCTCACCGAAGCGCCACCCGGCACGTTTGACGTGGTGGTGGGCTACCTGCCGCCCGCGCAGGGCCAGGGCGGACAACTTGTAGGTACGGGGCAGCTCGCGCTTATCAATCCATTTGGCGGTGGGCGTACGCTTAGCGCCGCGCTCAACCGTCCGGCCGGCCGCTCCAGCACGGTGCGCCTACAGGCCGAAGCGCCGTACGTGCTGGGCTGGCCGCTGCGCCTGGGCGCGGGCTTCGCGGGGGAGCAGCGCGACTCCACCTTTTTGACACAGACGTTCGACGGCGCGTTGGGCTGGTCGCCCACGTCCAGCCTCACCGTCTCGGGCACCCTCCGCTACACGCGCACCCGGCCCGGCCCGGCGGGCGCGCGCCTACGCGACGGACGCTCTGTGGTACCGCAGGCCCGCCAGGTGCTGTATGGGCTCCTGCTCCGCTACGGACGGCCGTCTGCCACCGTGCGGCCGGCACTGGCGGGATGGTTTAGCGGCGGCATTCGACAGGGCATTCGGCGCGAACAATTCCGGCGCGTCCTCAACGGCGACACCACCACGACGCGACGGCGCCTGCGGCAGCTTCAAGCAGACGCCGCGGGGCGCTTGTCGGTGCCTACATTTGGTCAGCAGGCCCTGGTGGTGGGCGGCAACGCACAGCTCGTGCTCAGCGATGCCTATACCACCGATATGCTTTACCGCTGGGGCGGCACGCAGACCTTGCGCGGCTACGACAGCGACCGCTTTCTGGGCCACATTGTGGCGCGGGCGCTGGCCGAGTACCGCTACTACGCCGGGCCACGCTCGTTTGCCTACGCGTTTCTGGATCTTGGCTTTGTGCGACGGCCCGAGCTACGCGGCCGCCCTGCCACAGCCGGCTGGCACCCGGGCTATGGCATCGGGATCCGAACACAGACGGGCATCGGGCGGGTGGACGTCAGCTATGCCCTGAACCCCACCGATAGCAGCCCGGCCAACGGGCGCATCCACCTTGGGCTCTCGGTAACGCTGTAA
- the ubiE gene encoding bifunctional demethylmenaquinone methyltransferase/2-methoxy-6-polyprenyl-1,4-benzoquinol methylase UbiE, with protein sequence MPTRPPIGEVDGKAHAVESMFDAIAPRYDALNRILSLGIDQYWRYRAIQWLATEPHSRIIDVATGTADLAIMAERRLHPREVVGVDLSAQMLDVGRQKIRRRGLSPRIRLVQGDAEQIPAPDDAFDAGLVAFGVRNFEDLEAGLRGIARVIRPGGALVVLEFSHPRRFPMKQLYDAYSRHVLPRIGGAISGDSSAYEYLPASVRAFPDGPDFLARMAAAGFVDVAWQPLTFGIVSLYKGRIPQ encoded by the coding sequence ATGCCTACCCGACCGCCCATTGGAGAAGTTGATGGGAAAGCCCATGCGGTGGAATCGATGTTTGATGCGATTGCCCCCCGCTACGACGCGCTCAATCGCATCTTAAGCCTCGGGATCGATCAGTACTGGCGCTACCGGGCCATCCAGTGGCTGGCCACCGAGCCGCACAGCCGTATCATCGACGTGGCCACCGGCACGGCCGACCTGGCCATTATGGCCGAGCGGCGGCTGCACCCCCGTGAGGTTGTGGGCGTCGATCTCTCGGCACAGATGCTTGACGTGGGCCGCCAGAAGATCCGTCGCCGCGGGCTTTCGCCCCGCATTCGCCTCGTACAGGGCGATGCCGAACAGATCCCCGCGCCCGACGATGCGTTTGACGCGGGCCTCGTGGCCTTCGGCGTCCGCAATTTCGAAGACCTTGAAGCAGGCCTCCGCGGCATTGCACGGGTTATACGACCCGGTGGCGCCCTCGTCGTGCTGGAGTTCAGCCACCCGCGCCGCTTCCCGATGAAGCAACTCTACGACGCCTACTCACGGCACGTGCTGCCCCGCATTGGCGGCGCCATCAGCGGCGACAGCAGCGCCTACGAGTACCTCCCGGCCTCCGTACGCGCCTTCCCCGACGGCCCCGACTTCCTCGCACGCATGGCGGCGGCTGGCTTTGTTGACGTGGCCTGGCAGCCCCTCACATTTGGCATCGTTTCGCTCTATAAGGGCCGTATCCCTCAATAG
- the holA gene encoding DNA polymerase III subunit delta, whose translation MAKNTGASYDDLATAFRHQNFDPLYFFYGDEGYLIERLQELLIEHALPPAQHDFNLDIVYGSDATPAQLLALCQGYPVMAERRVVVVREFEQVGTGLSSTNRDQFKERFKAYAQHPNPHAVVLLACTKRPNLSAHPYRALKKHATWAEFRSLYDREVPQWIQRFVRDEGREISPQALQMLADYVGNDLQAMASEVEKLVTYAGDRTRITDDDVLTASGQTREANVFDLQSQVGEGKLRAAHATADRMLQQANNPRGEALKIVAILSAYIDKLWKLQADDAPTSKYDVAKYIGVPPYFAPEYVQAARRYSYRAIERSYRALLAADYELKGGSSHDPKLILALLLRQLIPDAPRTRSRAKSASRGG comes from the coding sequence ATGGCAAAAAACACCGGCGCGTCGTACGACGACCTCGCCACCGCCTTCCGGCATCAAAACTTCGATCCGCTGTACTTCTTCTACGGCGACGAAGGGTACCTCATCGAACGCCTGCAGGAGCTGCTGATTGAGCACGCGCTGCCCCCGGCGCAGCACGACTTCAACCTCGACATCGTCTACGGCTCCGACGCGACGCCCGCGCAGCTCCTTGCGCTTTGCCAGGGCTACCCCGTAATGGCCGAGCGCCGCGTGGTGGTCGTGCGCGAGTTTGAACAAGTGGGCACCGGGCTGAGCAGCACCAACCGCGACCAATTCAAGGAACGCTTTAAGGCGTACGCCCAGCACCCCAATCCGCACGCCGTGGTGCTGCTGGCCTGCACCAAGCGCCCCAACCTATCGGCCCACCCGTACCGAGCGCTCAAAAAACACGCCACGTGGGCCGAGTTTCGGTCGCTGTACGACCGCGAGGTTCCGCAGTGGATTCAGCGCTTTGTGCGCGACGAGGGCCGCGAGATTAGCCCGCAGGCCCTGCAAATGCTTGCCGACTATGTGGGCAACGACCTGCAGGCGATGGCCAGCGAAGTCGAAAAGCTCGTTACCTACGCCGGCGACCGCACGCGCATCACCGACGACGATGTGCTCACGGCCAGCGGCCAAACGCGCGAGGCCAACGTGTTCGACCTGCAAAGCCAAGTGGGCGAAGGAAAACTGCGCGCGGCCCACGCCACCGCCGACCGGATGCTGCAGCAAGCCAACAACCCGCGCGGCGAAGCACTCAAAATTGTCGCCATCCTCAGCGCCTACATCGACAAGCTCTGGAAGCTGCAAGCCGACGACGCCCCCACGTCAAAATACGACGTGGCAAAGTACATTGGCGTCCCGCCGTATTTTGCCCCCGAGTACGTACAAGCCGCGCGGCGCTACAGCTACCGCGCCATCGAACGGAGCTACCGCGCCCTCCTCGCCGCCGACTACGAGCTAAAAGGCGGCAGCAGCCACGATCCTAAATTGATCTTAGCGCTCCTCCTCCGCCAACTGATCCCCGATGCTCCCCGCACGCGCTCGCGTGCAAAGTCTGCGTCAAGGGGCGGCTAG
- the fabF gene encoding beta-ketoacyl-ACP synthase II, with translation MSSTNRRVVVTGMGALTPIGNTVADYWDGLMNGRSGAATIQSFDPEGLRTTFACELKDFDAEAHLNAKEVRRMDPFCQYALVAADEAVRDAGLDTEQMPQDTKDQIGVIYGSGIGGMQAFYDQTKYFVEHDERRVSPFFIPMLIPDIASGQIAMAHGFRGPNHAIVSACATGNHNIGDAYRLIRDGDIDGAVCGGTDACVTRLGIAGFASMRALSTRNDDPAHASRPFDKQRDGFVMGEGAGALFLEDLEHAKTRGATIYAEVLGVGMSADAHHLTAPDPEGGGVRLALERTMERAGLNPEDIDYVNAHGTSTPLGDAAETGALKQVFGDHAYDMNVSSTKSMTGHLLGAAGAIEAIASILAIRNNVVPPTINFEAPDPACDLNYTFNEPQERTVDVALSNAFGFGGHNTSVAFRRFTD, from the coding sequence ATGTCTTCCACCAACCGCCGTGTCGTAGTCACGGGCATGGGCGCCTTAACGCCTATTGGCAACACCGTTGCAGACTACTGGGATGGGCTGATGAATGGCCGAAGCGGCGCAGCCACCATCCAATCGTTTGATCCCGAAGGCCTGCGCACCACGTTTGCCTGTGAGCTAAAAGATTTCGATGCCGAGGCGCACCTCAATGCCAAAGAGGTCCGGCGCATGGATCCGTTTTGCCAATACGCCCTTGTAGCGGCCGATGAGGCCGTGCGTGATGCGGGCCTCGATACTGAACAGATGCCGCAGGACACCAAAGACCAGATCGGGGTCATCTACGGCAGCGGCATTGGCGGCATGCAGGCGTTCTACGACCAGACGAAGTATTTCGTAGAGCACGACGAACGCCGCGTCTCGCCGTTCTTCATCCCGATGCTCATTCCGGATATTGCCAGCGGCCAGATTGCGATGGCCCACGGCTTTCGCGGGCCCAACCACGCCATCGTTTCGGCGTGCGCGACGGGCAATCACAACATTGGCGATGCGTACCGCCTCATCCGCGACGGCGACATCGACGGGGCCGTGTGTGGCGGTACCGATGCCTGCGTAACGCGCCTGGGCATCGCGGGCTTCGCCTCGATGCGCGCGCTTTCCACCCGCAACGACGACCCGGCCCACGCCAGTCGTCCGTTCGACAAGCAGCGCGACGGCTTTGTGATGGGCGAAGGCGCCGGTGCATTGTTCTTGGAAGACCTGGAGCACGCCAAAACGCGCGGTGCTACCATCTACGCCGAAGTGCTGGGCGTGGGCATGTCGGCCGATGCGCACCACCTCACCGCCCCCGACCCCGAAGGCGGCGGCGTGCGGCTGGCCCTAGAGCGCACCATGGAGCGCGCGGGCCTCAACCCCGAAGACATCGACTACGTGAACGCACACGGCACCTCGACCCCACTGGGCGATGCGGCCGAAACCGGCGCGCTGAAGCAAGTCTTTGGCGACCATGCGTACGACATGAACGTATCCTCGACGAAAAGCATGACGGGCCACCTGCTCGGAGCTGCGGGTGCCATCGAGGCTATCGCGTCCATCCTTGCAATTCGAAATAACGTGGTACCGCCTACCATCAACTTCGAGGCGCCCGATCCGGCCTGCGACCTCAACTACACGTTCAACGAGCCGCAAGAACGCACGGTGGACGTGGCGCTGAGCAATGCCTTTGGATTCGGTGGGCACAACACCTCGGTAGCGTTCCGCCGCTTTACCGATTGA
- the mutY gene encoding A/G-specific adenine glycosylase, translated as MADDALATPTAAHRTHMRDALLAWYDDVKRDLPWRRTDDPYRIWVSEIMLQQTRVDQAAPYYHRFVTAFPTVEALAAADRDDVLKQWEGLGYYSRARYLHEAAQHVVDAHDGTVPRTWDAIRELKGIGPYTAAAVLSIAYEKPHAVLDGNVIRVLTRVFAIDEDSTRSAIKRRLRALANTLIDRARPGDWNQALMELGATVCTPRQPACPECVLQPVCQAVADGRPEDFPVTPESTPIPHHDIAVGLVFNDAGELLIQRRPDEGLLGGLWEFPGGKREEGEELAAACRRELKEELGITVAVGDLFYTLKHAYSHFKITLHAFRCRIVEGTPTPTLDQPFRWVAIDALDDYAFPRANTRLIEELRRRQTEPSLFDTPGA; from the coding sequence ATGGCCGATGACGCCCTTGCAACGCCTACGGCGGCCCATCGCACGCACATGCGCGATGCCCTGCTGGCTTGGTACGATGACGTAAAGCGCGACCTGCCGTGGCGCCGCACCGACGATCCGTACCGCATTTGGGTTTCGGAAATTATGCTGCAGCAGACGCGGGTCGACCAGGCGGCGCCCTATTACCACCGCTTCGTCACGGCTTTTCCGACGGTTGAGGCGCTGGCCGCGGCCGACCGCGACGATGTGCTGAAGCAGTGGGAGGGCCTGGGCTACTACTCGCGGGCCCGCTACTTGCACGAGGCGGCGCAGCATGTGGTGGACGCCCACGACGGGACGGTGCCGCGCACGTGGGACGCCATCCGCGAATTGAAGGGCATTGGGCCCTACACGGCGGCCGCGGTGCTGTCTATTGCCTACGAAAAGCCGCACGCTGTGCTCGATGGCAACGTCATTCGGGTCCTCACGCGGGTGTTTGCCATCGACGAAGACAGCACGCGCAGCGCCATCAAACGCCGCCTGCGGGCCCTGGCAAACACGCTGATTGACCGCGCGCGCCCCGGCGATTGGAACCAGGCGCTTATGGAGCTTGGGGCCACGGTGTGCACGCCGCGGCAGCCCGCCTGCCCCGAGTGCGTGCTGCAGCCGGTGTGCCAAGCCGTCGCCGACGGCCGCCCCGAGGACTTTCCCGTCACGCCCGAGTCGACGCCCATCCCGCACCACGACATTGCCGTGGGGCTCGTGTTCAACGACGCGGGCGAGCTGCTCATCCAGCGCCGTCCAGACGAAGGGCTGCTGGGCGGGCTGTGGGAGTTTCCGGGCGGAAAGCGCGAGGAGGGCGAGGAGCTTGCGGCGGCGTGCCGGCGCGAGTTGAAGGAGGAGCTTGGCATCACCGTAGCGGTGGGCGATTTGTTCTACACGCTGAAGCATGCCTATTCGCACTTCAAGATTACCCTGCACGCCTTCCGGTGTCGCATCGTGGAGGGTACGCCCACGCCGACGCTCGATCAGCCGTTTCGGTGGGTGGCCATCGATGCGCTCGACGACTACGCCTTTCCGCGAGCCAACACGCGGCTCATTGAGGAGCTGCGCCGGCGCCAAACCGAGCCGTCGCTGTTCGATACGCCCGGCGCGTAG
- a CDS encoding Wzz/FepE/Etk N-terminal domain-containing protein: MTDRTAPEDIRRPEGAAPPPAYAEEEVSLLDLLLVLARHKTLIVRTVMVFAVLGVTYALLAPEEFTSSTKVVRETGEDAPSLPGGLSALGSSFGISLGGLSGGLSAEAYPEILASREVRLDVARDTFYFPDIERRMTFVDYIDRPPGVVGALLKYTLKLPWTLKEAVTPANPPLPAGRDSTGTLIYPTEAESEAIKAMGEMIASSVNAESGLMTISVTAGGPVLSARMAQDVLDALRKRVRALRTQKVRENLQFIQQRFAEAQQELKAAENRLAEFLARNQRINSPQLEFQRDRLQRQVTFKEQLYSNLQAQLTQTRLDLQKQQPVITVVEEPSPPLERSAPKRTLIVLLSIILGGFVGVGFAFVGAFLNSQEENEEEQEKLEEIKDAFDMEGLVSRLRSLVGRSS; the protein is encoded by the coding sequence ATGACCGATCGTACCGCTCCGGAAGACATACGACGTCCTGAAGGTGCTGCGCCGCCCCCGGCGTACGCCGAGGAAGAAGTGTCGCTGCTCGATCTCTTGCTGGTGCTCGCGCGCCATAAGACGCTGATCGTGCGCACCGTCATGGTCTTTGCCGTGCTAGGCGTTACGTATGCGCTGCTTGCACCGGAGGAGTTTACATCGAGCACAAAGGTGGTGCGCGAGACGGGGGAAGATGCGCCGAGCCTGCCGGGCGGGCTCTCGGCCCTTGGCAGCAGCTTTGGGATCAGCCTGGGTGGCCTGTCGGGCGGATTGAGCGCTGAGGCTTATCCGGAGATTTTGGCGAGCCGCGAGGTGCGCCTGGATGTGGCGCGCGACACCTTCTACTTTCCAGACATTGAGCGGCGCATGACGTTCGTCGATTACATCGACCGCCCGCCTGGCGTTGTGGGCGCGCTGCTGAAGTACACCCTCAAGCTCCCGTGGACGTTGAAGGAGGCGGTTACACCTGCCAACCCCCCTCTTCCTGCTGGCCGCGACAGCACGGGTACGCTCATTTACCCCACCGAGGCGGAATCCGAAGCCATCAAGGCCATGGGCGAAATGATCGCGTCGTCGGTGAACGCCGAAAGCGGACTGATGACGATCTCCGTTACGGCCGGCGGCCCCGTGCTCTCGGCGCGTATGGCGCAAGACGTGCTCGATGCGCTGCGAAAGCGCGTACGTGCGCTTCGTACTCAAAAGGTGCGCGAAAACCTCCAGTTCATCCAGCAGCGCTTTGCCGAAGCTCAGCAAGAGCTCAAGGCCGCCGAGAACCGCCTTGCGGAGTTCCTGGCGCGCAACCAACGCATCAACTCGCCGCAGCTCGAATTCCAGCGCGATCGTCTGCAGCGGCAGGTCACCTTCAAGGAGCAGCTTTACAGCAACCTGCAAGCGCAACTGACCCAAACGCGGCTCGACCTGCAGAAGCAACAGCCCGTGATCACCGTGGTAGAGGAGCCGTCGCCGCCACTGGAGCGAAGCGCGCCGAAGCGCACCCTCATTGTGCTGCTCAGCATCATCCTGGGGGGATTTGTGGGCGTGGGCTTTGCGTTTGTGGGGGCCTTCCTCAACAGCCAGGAGGAGAACGAGGAGGAGCAAGAAAAGCTGGAAGAAATCAAAGACGCCTTCGATATGGAGGGCCTCGTCAGCCGCCTGCGGTCGCTCGTGGGGCGCTCGTCGTAA
- a CDS encoding acyl carrier protein, which yields MANDIEGSVKSIIVEKLGVDEADVERDASFTNDLGADSLDNVELIMEFEKEFGIKIPDEDAEKIATVGDAIDYLEENAA from the coding sequence ATGGCTAACGATATCGAAGGATCAGTCAAGTCGATCATTGTCGAGAAGCTCGGCGTAGACGAAGCCGATGTTGAGCGCGACGCATCGTTCACGAACGATCTGGGCGCCGACTCGCTCGACAACGTCGAACTCATCATGGAGTTTGAGAAGGAATTTGGCATCAAGATTCCGGATGAGGACGCCGAAAAGATCGCGACGGTGGGCGACGCAATCGACTACCTCGAAGAAAACGCTGCGTAA